DNA sequence from the Daphnia carinata strain CSIRO-1 chromosome 8, CSIRO_AGI_Dcar_HiC_V3, whole genome shotgun sequence genome:
CATGGCTGTTAgttattgttctttttcttttcagttaaTGAGGCTGCATAGCTGTGTAGTTCCTCGTTATATGTATGACCTGTCGCTCGCGCCACGACAAACGCAAATGTCGTGTAACGACTTGGACAGCAGGGCGATGTCTCCATCAACACATCGATCGGAACAGACGCTACGTCTAAAAAAAACCGCTTCTATTATAACATTCACGTCGCCCACATTCTTATTCATATTTcagtctggaaaaaaaaaaaattcagggcCGTGTTTATTCTACAAATCGAGACTGTTTTCTCCTTGCTGTAAACTTTCACATACAACAAATCCGTTCCTCTACTGCGCCTTTccataataaataaaaaaaatatagtttgTTATGTATTTCTTTCTTGCCTATAAAACGTTGAATAAACAGCAAAGGAAGgaatgcatttcttttttgtctccATCTCTACGGTTGTCGGAGACGCGCTTAGATAGAACAGATAAAAACAGTCCCGAGAAAGCCGAACCATCATTCGGTTCAGCAACCATTATGGAATTCCATATTCGAATTGAACAACATGCTGCGCGTAACGAATGACGTTGCCTCGCTACATTTACAAAAATATTACATTCGGTGTGTTCCATGAAAAGTGagtattttcttattttcgttTAGCATAAACGATAGCCTTCCATTAACTGGCGCACTTCGTGTATGTACGCGGAAGCAATGCGATCTTTATTCGCTCTTCCGTCCGCTCAGTTCCCGCAGCATTTCGGGGAATTTAATACGCCCGCATGGCGCCCAAAACAATAACATCCCGAACTACAAGATTAAagtgcttcttttctttaaacgtACTGCACATATACCGCCTTTTTCCGTATTACGCCGCCAAAGTGCCAAACTACTGGCAAAAAtaagtcccttttttttaatgatatttAGTAAACAAAGAGCTGATGAAGAAACAATTTCGGCTGGCGCACCAACATCGTCTTGTTAACAGCTCATTAACATTCATCATCCATTAACACTCATTCGGCTTATAGGAGAATCACGGCcggaacagcaaaaaaaaaaaaaaaaaaaaaacgaaaggcgCTGAGCAACTTGTTACTTTATAGCCTTAAGCTTCCAATAGGTTGCACATTAAGTATTTTAAAAGTTAGTCTAGACGTAGAAACAGGATTTTGCAGTCGTCTGTATATGGAACCAATAAACGCGAAAGCTTTCCTTCCCAGAATCGTGTGGAACAACATGTTATGCATTTTCCATAACACGCATTATTGAAAGTACTTGGAACCCGCATTTAGCGGGTTTCTTTCAACCCCTACTGACCCGTATTTTTTGTTGGAATCCTAATTTTTAGCCTAAACGCAATCTGTTGTGTAATGGGAAAAAGGCGAACGAATCAGTATTCGCTGCGCACACAGCCTGCATTAACTTTCCTTCTTTAAATAACggctgttgtttttgttttgtttttcttttcctatacTTCCCCAATCAGTGTGGCAAGCAGTCAGAGTTgattaagaaaaatatgatttaGATGCGAACAAATTGTTTCTCGCAGTGGCGGGATTGTGTACATAACATCCACTATTTTATAATATAGACAACATGAcctgcgtgaaaaaaaaatatggtggaaggaaaaatggaaagtaGCAAACAATCTGTTTCCACATCTGGCAGTTGAGTACATTGTGTAGATAGCTAAAGTTTAAACACGTACTCATTCACAGCGTCCGAAATCATAGTAAGCATCAAACATGCTGCGCATAATACAAGCTTCTTGTATTCTCTCGGGCAGAAAAGTTTTGTAGGAACGCTCTATCCCCTCCTTATTTTGCATAAGTCTCGGACATTTTACTGTAAACAATTTCGCTAGATATTGCATGGATAGAAATCAAGCGCGTATTCGCCCCATAAACTCTCTTTATTCTTGTTTATCCCATTTACgtgcatacaaaaaaaaaaaacacaaaattctttttcattcatttatttttttttttttacgaactGGTAGAGATATATCTGCTGCCGGATGATGGCTAAGGCTATACACACAATGGGTAGCATAGACACACGGAATGGCCGAGACGGGAGCATTCCTGCGGATGGGCTATAtggccctttcttttttttctttatttgtagaGACTCCACATTGCTGTGCTGTCTATGTACTACTTGACGACGCCATTAATACGCGAGTTTGACGCTCCGTCGACTATGCGCGACTCTCAAACTAGCGcccacagaaaaaaagaaagaaacttggggatacacacaaaaaagaaaaaggacgaaaaGCTTTAGCGCCTTTTTACTATTTGCTTTGGCTGTAtaagaatataaaagaaagagtTTTGCCACTGCTGTTGCCAGCCGCATATGGGCGTTGTCAAGCCACTTCATACAAGAAGTGCCTGTCTGCacgtaaaaaacgaattcTGGGAatcccttcttttgtttccttttattaAAGGCCAACCAATAACAGACGACAGACTGCAGAATGTCTTCcaagtgaaaaataaagaataaaaaaaaatatgtctaTATCTGTACAGTGCGGTTGCGTGTAGAATGTAAACTTTCGGACTCACTGTTTCTGctcatttgaataaaacaGTCTTTCCCATATTTATTTCTGCAATATTTTGTGCAGTCTAATGTCGAGGGAGAACAATCCAACGAAATAATACAGGTCGTCATTTCGAAATAATGGCATAAAATaatacattgaaaaaaacaaaaacaacaaaaacattcaAGTAGGACAAGCATCTTGTTTTCAGCGGGGGTTTTGTCGAGTCGCCTCTTCAAACTTCAAGGActttttcagatttttgtttttctcttcaagtTACACgcaaacatgaaaaaataCAGAGAACACGATAACGCAGCGCAGTAAACGAGAAAAAATGGCGTTTCAAGCGGAAGCAACTCTCAAAACACAGTCTGTTGTTATTATACATCAGCGAAGGATTGTAACAAGTAACAAAGAAAGAGCGAGGGGGGAAAGAGGAcgcgagaaaaacaaaagtatctGGATACGATGATCCGCAATCCGTTGAGAACAGCTCGGCACCGAACAATGAATCTCTTTCCCTTCGTATAAAATAGTGCCGCCTGTTGTATACCTTCTAATAAATATAATGCGATATAATAGGGCTTCAGGGACGGTATAGAACCTACGCGTGTGTCTACAAACAGTAAACTTGGCTAGGTAGGATTTAAAGCTGGGATTTTGGAACAGAGCCAATATATATCTTCTTATCCTGCCCTATggtcttcccccccccccccttacctCTTCTAGACGTGTCTTGTATTACACGTATAGTGCACATAATATGTCTCTTTATTGGCCCCGCGCACTCTAGCACCATTTGTTTCCAATCGGCCTTAAATATGAAtagaaaaaatcaatgaacTTTGGATTTGGCATTCAAAAATTTAGTATTTCattaatccttttttttaatatttaacaaGCTTTTCACGCTTACCAATATTTTGGTATGAAATCATAAAAGTTCGTTTTTGCATTTacaactgaaagaaaaagacaaaattaagcctttttttttttttaacactagacagcaaaaaggaaacctTGTCTGGTGCAATTGAAATGCCATCATAATGACAAGAAGCCAAGAACGTGCAGCTACGATCTAAATGCGTTGTATGTTAAAAAAACTGCGAGGAATAAACATATTTGTACACGAAACAGTGGATAAAACGAGGCCCATCTGTTGGAGTGCGGAAGGAAAAGGAGCCGTAAGAATCTTTTAGAGGGGATCATTTCCGCCCATCGGACGGATTTCCATCAGAAGGCAGACGGATAGGTTGATCGATGGCCTTTTGCTGAATGACGACTTGATGGATCTTTACACCGCACATAACTCACGTTACATAACGACGTGCAAGTACGTCTCAGCTATTCccaatcaacaacaaaaaaaaagagaagcaaaaCGATCGTTTCGGGTACTACACGGTAATACACACAAAACGGTTATGGGCCTTTTAAGAAGAGAcgattacaataaaaaaaaaaaaaatagaacaagaAACTCGTATACGACGAGCTATACACACAGCCCAAAGTGatgaaaaaagagaacacTTCTTTAATGAATGcttcttttattatcattattttttgttttcagatgATGACTTGATGTCTTTATCTCGTCTTTATAGCCTCAACCCACACGTGCTGcacatttctttctctctctctctctccatctcCCACAAACTATTGTTCTTTTGTACACAGCGTGTGCTATATAGTGAATGGCCAAATAATGATGTCATCCGAGCTCTGTCGAGCGTCTCAGTTTACCCATATACATGCGCCCCATTGGCGGCATAGACAACGGCCAGATAGGCCTATATGGATTGTCTTACATTTATACACGTCCATTTTCCTATTGCACCGTTCATAGATTGTGCCGCTAGTATAACTTGCTGCTGTGTCAGCCTTCCCAGCAACGTCAACGGCATTCGAGTGATATAGTGCAGCCGAATAAAAGAGCGATCGACAGGCAACGATCGAATCATCACAGTCACGTCAGTGAATATCttaaaagcgaaaaaaaaaagaagctcacagggagaagaaattgaatcacccaaagaaagaaaaaaaaaagagaggaataagaagaaggaaaatgtttttttttgttcgacaTCTATTGAAAGCGCTTGCGCGATACGACGGGCGTGTTGCTGTTAGCAAAACGCGGCAGAGGATCCAAGGCCAGTCTGACGCCGACAACAGTAGCGGCAAACGTTCAAATCCATCGCCGAGCATTCTTGTTTCCCCTTCCGTTTTCGTGAACATTCTCCGTCTTCCAGCGGCTCGAGGCATCCCAATGATGCCCCGATTTTTCGTCCCATTCACGTGGTCGGCAACGTTTTATTTCATGTGCAAATTGATTTAGTTCGAACTGCGAAATTTCAGCCGCTCGGAAATGGTTCATCAACAATCGTACGATCATCGACATTCGTCTTATCATCCGCCTCCTGCGGCGTTCAGTGAGACGTCATCGGTGATGAACAAAAACTAtgagcaacaacagcaagggGGCGATCACAGTTTGAGGAAAATCgggaagaacaacaacaacaacaataacaatgcGTCGTCGTCGCCATCGGCCTCGTCGAACGCCGTCAATGATAACGACACCTTTGCGCGTTTTTGGCCTCAGCCAGCCAATAACGCAGCGGCAACTAGCGGTGCTGCTCCTCTCCTTGCAGGCCATCCCTGCGGGCCCATCAATAGCGGCGCCAATGGCAACAACCACGCCGCCGCTCACGCTTCCGTCGAGAACGACGTCCGGTGGTCCAAATTACTCCGACACGATGGTACACCCACCAAGGTAAATTCTTCCTCTTCCTTCTATTTGATTAGACCGATATCCTACGTATATCTCCGTTTTATTGCtacccataaaaaaaaaaatgttcatttgagttttactgttttctttctatttttttgtaacatcTTATTTACTGAACGAAATGTTGAATAAATCGGTTTAAAGTAGATTGTTGATACATTTCTTAAAACAAATTCGTTCACGACAGGTTTTATTATATCCCGAAGAAGGATGGGCCCGAACAGCCACCAACGCTTATTGGCTCCTGTCTATTCCTTGGTGGAACCGGAACCGCTGCAAAGTTGTCGAAGTCGCTGGAACGCGGAGGTACACCAacttaccccccccccccccatccatTTGATTTATGATTTcccaatttttgaaaaattgttcaCACTGATTGCCGACGAATGGCGACATGTTGATTGCTTTCTACATACGTCCGCAAGCTAAATATGAGTTAGGTAAACACGAGGATATCGATCGCCCAAGTTGGCATGAAGGATATGCCGTTTCTTTTCCGATTGGTTGATGACGAACGTGTGTGTTTATCAACATCGATTTCATCGGGATGCTTCACATGCTgctatatctattttttttttttttatctatataCAATCTACCCCTCCCCCTCTTACGTCTAAATGGATATGTGTACGTACAATGGTGGAACACGAAAGAAATCGAGCGTCTAAACACGTACTTGGATGGGGTTCTTTTATACATCCCACACATGGGGGAGcctcccccaaaaaagaagagggactTGTTTTCGTAGACTCAACAACACGACGGCATGTTGATGATGGAATTCTTTCTG
Encoded proteins:
- the LOC130700464 gene encoding uncharacterized protein LOC130700464 encodes the protein MVHQQSYDHRHSSYHPPPAAFSETSSVMNKNYEQQQQGGDHSLRKIGKNNNNNNNNASSSPSASSNAVNDNDTFARFWPQPANNAAATSGAAPLLAGHPCGPINSGANGNNHAAAHASVENDVRWSKLLRHDGTPTKVLLYPEEGWARTATNAYWLLSIPWWNRNRCKVVEVAGTRRSTTQAKLIDAGDRRTVYVVGSFKSSSTTSADLSSEPQFKLALTSHITTADVNLGYLMTGTLERGRHSDSLQPTHFAVLRKFDWNNP